CGCTTTTTCATTTCGTCATCATGCCGCTCTTGCTTTTTAATCTCGGATGGCAAGCCTACCAGTTGTACTACGACCGGAGTTGGGACCGTGCGGAATGGTTGTTGATGGCGTTCGTCTTTATCCTGATGACGCTCGCCGCGCGCCTGATGGCGCTCCGGGCGCAGGACCGCGTCATACGGCTCGAAGAACGGCTCCGCTATTCGAGCCTTCTTTCGGCGGATCTCGCGGCAAAGGCATCATCATTGAAGACTGGCGAGATCATCGCGCTTCGATTTGCGTCGGATGATGAACTGCAGGACCTTGCTCAACGCGCCGTCAACCGGGAGTTCGCGACGCCGAAAGAGATCAAAATGGCAATCAAAAAATGGCGTGGCGACCATCTGAGGGTCTGACAATTTGGGATTTCTGATTTGTGATTGCGGATTTTCGTATCGATCGGTCTCGGCTCAGATGGAAGCGCAATCGTTCGTCAGCCGCGTCGCGAGTTACGACCTATCGTCGTAACTCTAACGATCCGATGAAGAATCGCAAAACAGACAACCTTTGCGGGATGGAGGCAACAACTTGACGTTGGGTTGAAACGGACGCTCGCACCTTGGAGTTGCCGTGGGTTCGCCAGTTGAGACCAGCTGGGATCTGCGCAATCCCGGAACCCCGTGTGAACAAGAAGGCCGTCCTCGCCGGACGGCCTTCTTTGTTCTTCGAAAATGGTGAGTCGTGCAGGACTCGAACCTGCGACCCGAAGATTAAGAGTCTTCTGCTCTACCAACTGAGCTAACGACCCATATGTCGGAACGAGGAAGATTATAGCAAGAGCGGCCGTGAAAACTCAAAAACCATTTGAAGGATTTTGCCCGTGTGGGAAAGACGAGATTTCTGCCGGGAAGCGTTCAATGGTTGGTTTCGCTGTTTTGATTCCGTAGCCAGGAAGCGGGGAAGCGACGGCAGCTATCAGATCACCGTGATTTGCCCACGGCTCAGCGGTTCAACCGACCGGTCCCGAAAGGAAGAAACATGTCAAGGAAATTCAAATCCCTGGTCCAAAATGTCCAAAATCCGAAATTGAAATGGAAATTGGCGCGTCATTCTCATCAACCCCGCCGTCGCCCTCGGATTGTTCGGCACCAAAATAAAATTCTCGAACAGAGCGCTGAAGACGAGGCGCCGGCCCGCCTCGACCGGATTTACCAACAATCCTTGATAAGCCGCGTCAATCCTTTCGTTCCTCGCCGACCCCGACACCGCGGCACGTTGAATGTCGCTGCTGTTAAGGCACCGGGCATTGGCGGTCGCCGCAAGGCAATGCTCGAAGACATCGCGGTCCTGACGGGCGGCAAGGTCATCTCCAGTAAAATTTTCTTTTTGACTGACCGCTATACCATTGAATAGTATAGTCACAGATGATGAGAGCCGAGCTTACTCATTTTTGTCGAATCACCGGGATTTACGGATCGAATAGACAAGCTGGCCTCGCTTGACGTTTTGTTTTCATTGCAAAACGATCTGGCCAAAAACCCTTAACGCGGCGACCTGATGACCTGATGTGCCGGGGCAAGAAAGGGTCGAATCGGAGACAAGGCAGCAGGCAAGGGCAAAAGCGGTGGTTTTCGGTACATCTACGTCTACATCGTTATCGCCGGAACGATGTATCTGGTTCATTTTTTTACGGCAAGAACGAAAAGGCCGACCTATCAAAGGCCGAGCGTAACGAACTCGCGAAGCTGGTCAAAGAACTAAAGAGGTTATATGGCGAAAAAAGCTGAATTGAACAATGAATTTTTCGAGAGTATCAAGGCAGGGTTGAATGCCGCGATCGAACACGCCGAGGGCAAGCGCCAAGATCTTCGCACCACGACGCTGCCGCGTCCGCCAGATCAGTTTTCGGCAACAGAGATCGCCAATTTTAGAGCTCAGCTCAACGTTTCCCAGGCAGTTTTCGCCCGATATCTGAATATCTCCCCGAAAACCGTACAGTCCTGGGAACAAGGCCACGGCAAACCCAACGGCGCCAGCCTCAAACTCTTGTCAATAGCTCGAAAAAATCCAAAAGTACTTATCGATGCTTAGTATTCTCAGTTTTCATTCTCGGTTTTCCATTTTCCATTGCTATCGTGGGCGGCATGGGCATGGGCATGGGAATGTAGTGTCAGTAGCCCGCACGTAAGTAAGGGCATTCTCAAAACACAAAGGCCTCGGCAATCCGCCGGGGCTTTTTTTTGATGTATAATCAGCATCATGAAATCGCGAGTTTATATCGAGACGTCCGTAGTAAGTTTTTATCACGAAACTCGTACCGAGCCCGATATGATCGCTCGTCGCGAATGGACTCGTAAATTTTGGGATGTCGCTGGCGAAGAATATACGCTGCTTACGAGCGTCGCGGTGTTGGAAGAACTTGAGAGAGGCGAATTTCCGAACAAGGAAGCAGCACTCGACCTTGTTAGCGGACTGACGCTCCTTCCGAATATCGAGGAGATTGATCTTATCGTCGATGTGTATATCCAACGCATGATAATGCCCGCTGATCCGGGCGGAGATGCCCGACACCTAGCACTTGCTTCTTTTCATAAATGCGATTTTCTTCTGACATGGAATTGCAAACACCTCGCAAATGCGAATAAATTCGGGCATATCCGAAAGGTTAATGATATTCTTGGATTGTACAATCCCTCTTTGGTGACTCCTATGGAACTGTTAGGAGATTTATATGAAGCGTGAAGTAGACCCCGGCATCGCATGGATAAGAAAAATTCGGCACCAAATTTCCGCCGAATGCGGTCACGATACTAAAAGGTTCGGCGACCATCTACGCGAACTGGAAAAAAAATACGCCGATCGCCTCGAACCTGTCACTCGTCAAGCTAGAGTCGAAACCGTTGAGGTAGTGATAAATAAATGATCGCCGGCCTCTTGCTGACGACCGAAGCAATGATCGCCGACGCTCCCGACGACAAGGGCGGCATGGGTATGGGAATGTAGTTGCAGAACCCCGCACGCAGTAAGGGCATTCTCACAGTACAAAAGGCCTCGGCACACGCCGGGGCCTTTGAGCGAAAGGCAGCTCCGTAATCGTTTGAATAACCCGATGTGCCGCGATCGAATACGCGAAGATCCAGATAATGCCTAAGACTGCGGTTATTTGAGCGATCCGGCGAGCAACCGACGAACCGCGATAAATGAAAAGCCCGGCAATGCCGAAGATCACGCCCCCCGCGATCATAAATGGGAGATAGGTGATCCAGGTATCTTGGATAGCTCGCATCATCGCTGCGAAATGCGGAGGAGCCGGCGGCGCAGATGCCATCATCATCCGCTGAAACGCGACCATCGCTAACCCAAATGCTCCAAACCCTGCGACAGCGATTCCAAAGAGTCCCGTTAGTATCCCGGCGACCTTATTGCTTTTGAGAGAATTCATCATTTCCCAATCCTACACCAACCCCGCGAATGTTCTTGACACCAAGAGCGACTTGATCAACCTTCTTTCCGCCGCAGAAGACGGTGTCAGGCTTGCGATATGAGATTCTCAAGGCCTCGGGGGGGAACGAACGGTGAAACAATCGCGGTGTCTGACGCGGCTGTCTTGTTTCTATTCCACGGGTTTGCACCCGTGGCTTTATGCTCGTCACCCGCCACGCGGGATCACACTTCAAGTGCCCTGTCAGTCCCGGGACGCATCGGCATCGCAATTTGATTGTTGATTTTCGTGTGCAGTCTATGCGGTATTCCGCAAACTGAAATCCTTAACGGGACAAAATATGTATGTAACCGCCGTATTTGCAGAATTTACGCCGGGGGCGACTTTTTTCGCCGTTCTCGCGCGCGCAAATGGGACAAAATCGGGGTTAAGTGATCTGGATTCAAACATTTAGCCTGTCCCATTTCGGCGAAAAAATGGGACAGTTGATGATCCCGGAGCTTACCAGCATATGACGAACGGTGTCAGAAGAACGGTGAGAGAACGGTATCAGTCTTGCGAAAGTGCGATTTTGGCACAAGAAGCGTGCCGATTTTGGAAAGTGCAGTGTCAGGCCTCCGATTTTCAAGTTAGTGGCAATTTGTTTCGGCTGGCCTTTTTCGTGGTAGAATACGCGGTCAGGAGGCGACGGTATGGGTTGGGAAGCTCAGAGAGTACTTGAGGGCATATTCGAATTTGGAGCGCCGCTGAACATATGGGCGATCGAGCTCGATTGGGATCATTGGAATGATCGGCAATACTTTGTGATCCACATGCAGATTGATAATGACGATAACCTTGGCCAGCGTCTGATGTCCAAGATGAAAAGCGAGGAGGGCATATACAAGTATCCGCGAATGATCATTATGGAAGCAAGGTCCTCCGCTTGGCGCGAATGGGTGATCGAGGGAGCTTATCTATACTCGCTCGAGAAGAACTACCGCCCGAGCCAATATCCACACAACCCGTGGCTGGGCTGGACCCTCGGCATCCGCTTTGACAAAACGAAGCTTAACAAAGGTTCGGTAATGGGCATCTTTGGAAACGAGAGGGGAAAACAGTTCTGGCCCGACCGCGATGGCCCCGGCTCCTCACCGAACAAATACTAGAGATCCTCTAGATCCTGAGCACGAAAGAGAATAAAGATCCGATCGACGAAACAAAGACCCGCACGATCGAACCTTGGGAGAGGTTGAATCTTGCTCTGAGGTAGTAAAGGGCGTTGGAAGCCTCCATCTGCGGAACATCGTCGCTATGGCTGACGATCCCGGGCCAGATCATCGCCGCTTGTCCCACCACTATTAACAAATACCCCGCCCGCTGCAGGTACAACCTAAACGTCGAAACCTCGCCCGTATACCACCTCCCATTTTCAAGCCGATACGACACCCCGGATTTTGTGTTTGAAGAAGATCAATGGTGAGGTTTTTTATCCCAGAGTCCCGACGATTGTGGACGACATTCTCCCTGCTTTGCCGCTGCGAAAGAACGGTGCCGCGCTAACTAAACCCGTGAGGCAACGCAAACGGCGGCATAGGCTGAATCCTGCGTCGCCTAGCGGCGGCTGATTGTAGCCGTGGGACAAACGCGGACTGGAAAAAGAGACGGGGGATTCGCGGCGCCCTCTCGAAGGACGAGAGTGCTTGAGCGGGTCGTCGTTGAGGGAATGTTCAAAGACATTCGCGCCCGCGAACCGACCTGGTTCGGACGGCTCCCGAGTCCGGCGCCGTCGAAGGTTTCGAACCTCCGCAAAAACTGGCCTGCAAAAAAAGGCATCTCTTTCGTTCTTAATTTGGCAAAAACAAGAGTTACGGCGAAAATAGAAACTGAATGAAAGAATGTCCCGAATGCAAGATCTGTTATAACGACAACGTCGCGATGTGTCCGGCCGACCGCAAGGAGACGCGGTTCGCGCTGCCGGGCGACCAGTTGCTTGCCGGGCGGTACTTTCTCGAACGACAACTCGGAAAAGGCGCGATGGGACAGGTCTACCTGGCGCGCGACAAAAAGTTTGACGCGCGCTGGGTCGCGGTCAAGACCGTTCGCCAGGATCTTCTTTCGAGCGACGATCTGCAGGAAGGCGAGGCGATCGCGCGATTCGAACGCGAAGCGCAGTCGGCGGCATCGATCCAGCATCCGAATACGGTCAGCGTCACCGACTTCGGCGAAACGCCCGAAGGCGTCTTCTATCTCGTGATGGAATATGTCGAAGGCGAAACGCTCCATCGTCTGCTGCGCCGCGAGGGAACTCTGTCGATCAAGCGGGCCGTAAAGCTCCTGAGGCAGATAGCCGACGGCGTCGAAGCCGCGCACGATCGCGGAATTCTGCATCGCGACCTCAAGCCGGCGAACATCTTCCTGATGTCGAAGGGCCGCGCCGGCGATGACGGATTCATCAAGGTCGGCGATTTCGGGCTTGCGAAGATCGTCCATCAGACCGTTACCGATATCAATTCGAAAGCGTCTCCGTCATCGCGCGGCATCATCGGAACTCCCGAGTTTATGGCTCCGGAACAGATGCAGCCGGAACTCGGAGTCGACGTCCGCGCCGACATTTATGCTCTCGGGACGATCGCTTATCTGATGCTCGGCGGACGAACGCCGTTTACGGGCGATCTGATGCAGCTCGTGATGCAGAAGGTGATGCACGCGGCGCCGGCATTGTCGACATTGCGTTCGGACGTTCCGGCCGACGTCGAACGGGTGATTATGCGGGCGCTCGACACCGAAAAGGACAGGCGTCCGGCGTCGGTTCGTGATTGGATCACCGAACTTGAGGCGGCTGCCGGCGATGCCGACGTGCCGCAGGGCAGCGGCGCCGCGCGGCTCGTGATCATGGCGCCGATCGGCGCCGAGGTCTACGTCGATGACGAACGGCGCGGCAGTGTCGGGCGATCGGGCCGACTGGTTTTGTCCGGCGTTCCCGCAGGCCAGCATATTCTGCGTGTTTCCAACACCGGCGAGAAGGACGACGAACGCGTCATTGAACTTCGAGAGGGCGGCGAAGAACAGGTGATTCAGGCGCAGCTGCGGCCGATGAAGGGAACCGCGAGCCAGCCGTCGCCGTCCAGCCACGGCGGGGCGACCGAGTCGAGCATAATGCCCGGGATCGTCGCTTGTTCGAACTGCAGCGCGCGGTTTGCCGAAGGCGTGAAGTTCTGCGGGCGATGCGGAAACCGGACGTTCAATGTCGTCAGTCTCGGCGCCACATCCCGCGGTTACACGAATTGCCCGCGGTGCCAGTCGGTCCTGCCGCAGAACGCGAAATTCTGCGGAAGGTGCGGGATGCAGTTCGGCCAGTCTTTGCCCCAGACACCTGGCTTTTCGGTTCCCGGGATCCAGCCTCAGAGCGTGCAGCGGATCTGCGGCAAATGCGGCGCCGTGATCGCACCCGGCGCTCGTTTTTGCGGCAAGTGCGGCGGCGGCTTGATTTGAGCCGAGGCCGGAGATCGCGGGAAACTGATTGTTCCGCATCGGAAATCCGAAGGATTCAAAATCGAAAATCGAAAAGTGAAAATCGTGCTACTCTTTTAGCGTTATGAAGATCTGTCCACAATGCCGGCAAACTTATACGGATGACGGATTGAATTTCTGTTTGAGCGACGGAAGCATTTTGGATGCCGCACCTGCTCCGGAGGCAAAGACGGTCTTTTTCGAAACGCCGAGGGTAACCAACGAATACCGTCCCGAGCCGCAGTTTCAGCCGCCGGCGGTTTGGCAGAACCAGCAGAACATCCAGCCCGCGCAGTACGGCGCGGTCACGCGACAAAACGGCAATACCGACCGATCCTTGCCGATCATCTCGCTCCTTTTGGGCGTTTTCGCGATGTTCCTCGGTTGTTTTCTGATCGGAATTCCGCTCGGACTCGGAGCGATCGTCACCGGCGGCCTCGGAATCAAGAACGAGATCAACGAACCGAATCGATTCGGCGGCCGCGGATTGGCGATCGGCGGAATAGTGACCGGCGCGGTCGGGCTCGCGATCGGTTTCATTTTCCTCATTTTATTTATGGCGGGCTGATGATATAGAATCTAGCTTTAACTGACCAAATGCGAGTAACACTTCGCGTAATCGCGGGTCCGCAAACAGGACGCGTCTTTACGTTTGACCAACACGAGACGTTTATGATCGGGCGCGGCGAGGACTCGCATTTTTGCCTCCCCCAGGACCGTTATTTTTCGCGCCACCATTGCATTTTGGAGATGGCGCCGCCGCAGTGTTTTCTTCGCGATCTCGGCTCGACGAACGGAACCTTCGTCAACGGTATCCGCGTCGAATCGGTGTATTTGAAGAGCGGCGACCGGATTCAGGGCGGGGAAACGGTGCTTGAGGTCGAGGTCACGGGCGATCCGGATCTGTCCCGGCCGACGGCTGACGACATCGGAAACAGAACGATTCCGTCGATGATCACGGTCGCTTGCCTCAACTGCGGCCTGCCGTCCGAGGCTGAAGTGTCGAGACCCGACGCGCGTATGACGTTCCTTTGTGACGACTGCCGCGAGAAACTCAAACAGAACCCGCAGCCGATCCCGAATTATCAGATGATCCGGATGCTCGGACAGGGCGGAATGGGAAGCGTGATGCTCGCGCGGCACATAACCGACGGCCGGCCGGTGGCGATCAAGACCCTTCTGCCCGAAGTCGCCGTCTCGGAGCAGTCAATGAAGCGTTTCATTCGCGAGATCGAGGTCGCGGCGAGCCTTCAGCATCCGCATATCGTCAGTTACATCGAGCACGGCACGCACAACGGAATCATCTATCTCGTCACCGAATTCGTCGCCGGAATGGATGCGTCGAAACTTGCGAAGGAACGCGGCGGGCGTTTGCCTTATCCGGAAGTGGTGAAGATCATCGAGCAAACCCTTTCGGCGCTCGACTTTGCGCACGCGCAGGGTTTCGTGCATCGTGACATCAAGGAACAGAACATCCTCGTGAACGGCAATTTCCCGGGCTATATCGCGAAACTGACCGATTTCGGACTTGCAAAGAGTTACAAACAGACCGGAATGAGCGGCGTCACGATGGTCGGCGACGTGGCCGGGACGATCGCCTATATGCCGCCCGAGCAGGTCCGCGATTTCAAGGAAGTGCGGCCGCCGTCGGACATCTACGCGACTGGAATGACGGCATATTCGTTGCTTACCGGAGCGCACGCTCTCGACATCGGCCCGCGCGCCGGAATCGCCGAAACGGTCAAGGCGATCTTCGAAAAGCCCATCATCCCGATCAGCCAGAGAACTCTCGACGTGCCTTTGCGGGTTGCGAGCGTGATCGAAACCGCGATCGCCAAACAGGTCGAACTCCGCTGGCGATCAGCCGGCGAGATGCGCGACGCCCTCTTGCGCGCGATCAATTGAACGAAAAATGCTTCTTTTTTGCTGTGGCATCAGATTCGACCGAAAGGTCGGCAACGGTTGATCTCACGGAGCCGAAACACAAGAATTCACGAACTCAAAATCCGCTCTCGCGCCAGGATCAATCCCATCAGCGCCCAAAGATGCCTTGCGTCTTCGAACGAACCGGTCAGCCCCTGATAGACGAATGCCGAAAGGAACGCGATTACGAGCAGCTTCAGCGGCTCGTCTTCGGTGCGCACGAACCTGACCAAAAAACCGCAGATAAGCAAAACGGCGGCGAGTCCGACGATACCCGATTCAGCGGAGACGTTCAGGAACGTGTTATGCGCATCGGTCAGCGTCTGGTCGACGCCCGAGAGATCGTCGTAACGCACGAGACACGTGTTTTCACCTAGTCCGCGACCGAAAACCGGATTCCGGGCGAAGGTCTTCGCGGCGTCGATCCAGGTCAGCGCGCGTGCGCTCGGTTCGAGTTTAAGTTCGGTGAACGGGACGGCGACCGAGAACAATGGCGTCGATTGCGGCTTCGGCGAAACTGCGGCGACGAGCAGGAAAAGGGTCGCGAACGAGATCAGCAGGACCGCGGAGCGTCGTTTCTTTTCCGTGAAGAGCCAGATTCCGGCCGCGAAGAAAAATCCGCCGATCCCTGGCGAAAAAGTCAGCATCGCGCAAATTGCGCATCCACCGAGAAGAACCGCGGCACAAACGCGTCCGATAATACCTTCACGCCGGCCCGCGATGATGATCAACGCCGCGACGCTGAGATAATTCGCGAGCATATTTGCGTTGAGGAAGGTGGACGAGATGCGCGGGTAGTTTCCGGGCGGCAAGGTTCCATAGTGGAACAAAGTGTAACCAAGCAGCCAGTTATCGCGGTCGGCGTAAAAGAGAAACGCCGAAACCAGGCCGACGCCGATGCAAACCGCGGCCGCTCCGATCGATATCTGAACCGCGCGCCGAAGATCGTCGGCGGACCGGACGATCGTCACGGTCACCAGAGGGATCAGCGCAAGGTATGTTTTTCCGGCGAGTTTCAGGGACGCGGATTGCCAATCGTCGGCGGCCAGCGCCGAAAACGCCATCGCGGCGAGAAAGAAAAGCAATACGTAGACAAAACGCGATTTCGGGAACTCGTAGGCGCTGAAAGCGACGCCGAATGCGGTCAAAAGAAACAAGACCGGAAAAATGCCGTCCGAGACCTGGATCTTAGCCGAGCCAAGATACATAAAGGGCTGCATGAACCCGAGCGAAAAGAGGAACAGCAATAGAACCGCGGATGTGATCTTAGCGAACATCTTTAAGAAGAGATTTCAGGGCCGAAGCGAATTTCGCCAGATCGAAATTCTGGGGATCGTCGTGGGCGTCCTTGATGCCGGCGTCGATCGCCGAATGGTACGCCGGGATCAGCCACGTTCCGCGCCGCACGCTGGCGGCCACATAGAGCAGCGCGAGCCGTTCGTATTGGGCGTCTGAAAATCCGGGAAACGGAGCGATCAGGTCGTTGTTCGGGTTCGAACTCGCCGGATCACGCCTGCGTGGTTGGACGAGTTCGATATGGATCTGCAGTCCTTTTCCTTCGGCTTTCAGCATATCGCGCGCGAATTTCGTGCCCCAACCCTTGCGGACCGTCTCGCCGAACGGCGTCGCGGTCAGAGATTCGCCAAGGCGATTGACGAAAACATGCGCCACCGGCTGATTGATCCAGACGTTCAGGTTGTTGCCGCGCGCCTTTGGATTCGAATCGAGGTCGGCAGGGAACTCGGCGTCGACGAGATTTGGCGTTGAGGTGTCGTGGATGATGAAATAAAGAGCCTCGATCGCCGAACCGTCCGGCAGAATTGCCTTTGCGAGCGGAAGATCGATACTGCCGCCGATCGTATCTTCGGTTATCTTCTTGTCGTTCAAGTACGCACGAAGCTTGGCGGCCTTTATTTTTACGGTCCCGCCGATGAGTTTCTGGAGCGGGTCCGGGAGTTTCGCCGGTTCGACGCCGAGCGTTCCGCCCTTGCCGTTCGGGCGTAGGAGGCACTTCGCCTGCGCGAGCGGGTCACCGTTGAATTGCAATGTTCGCGGATCGAACCGGCACGAAGTGTTTTGGGCCATCGCAGTTGTTGCAACCAAATAGACTAAGGCTGTGATCAGAAAACAAGAATTGAATCGCAGATAGGCGGTTGCGCGGAAATGCATAAGTTGGTTGAGATTCATCATGCGCGAAAATCAAGATTCAAAATTCCAATGATTCCAGATTCCAAATCCTGGACTCAAAATTCCAAATTCCAAATTCCAAATCGAAAATCCCAAATCCGAAATCAACGGTTGCCCGCCCGCTCACGCAGGCGGTACTGACTCGTACCCAAATCGCAAATCCCAAATCGCAAATCGCAAATCGCAAATCCCAAATCCCAAATCGCAAATCGCAAATCGCAAATCGCAAATCGCAAATCGCAAATCGCAAATCGCAAATCGCAAATCGCAAATCGCAAATCGCAAATCGCAAATCGCAAATCGCAAATCAGAGCGTTTTGGTCACCTTCGAGAGTGATCTCGGCGCGTCGGCGTCGAGCCCTTTTTCTTTGGCAAGCATCGCGGCAAAAAGCTGCGCCGGAATGATAAACGGGATCGGCGACAGGAATTCGTCGATCTCGGCCGGCATCAACAAGGAGCGCGAACTAAGATTGGCGATGTCCGGATCATTCGTGATCGAGAGACTGTCGGCGTGAAGGTCCCGCAACCGTCTGAGCAGATCGACGCTGCTCGCCCTGGTGACGCCGGCCGGGCCGAACATGATCACCGGAAAACGGCGTTCGACGATCGCCAGAGGGCCGTGAAAAAAGTCCGCGGACGAAAATCGTTCGGCGATGACGTAGCAGGTTTCCATCAGTTTCAAAGCGAGTTCGTATGAGTTGCCGTAGTTCAAGCCGCGGCCGACGACGACGCAGTTTTCCATAAAAGCGTAACGCTTGACGATCTCTTCGACATCAGAGGTCAGTTGCAGGGCGAGCGCGGAAAAATGCGGAATCTTGTCGTAGGCGATCTTCGCATCCGAAAGCGCCGCGGCAAGCATATAGAAATGAAGCATTTGGCCGGTGTAGGTCTTGGTGGCCGCAACCGACATTTCTCTCCCGGCATGCGTCAGAAGAGTCTCGTCGGCGATTTTCGCCATCGACGATTCGGATTCGTTGGTGATCCCGAGCGTGAACGCTCCCGAACGCTTCGCGCTTTCGAGAACCTCGTTGATGTCGGTTCCCTCGCCCGACTGCGACACGCCGATCACCAAGGCGCGCTTCAAATTCAGTTTCGCGTTGTAAAGCGTGAACACCGACGGCGCCGAAAGCGAGACCGGAATGCCGGTCGTGATCTCGAGCAGGTATCTGCCGAAAAGCGATGCGTTGTCGGAACTTCCGCGCGCCACAAGGACGATCAGATCGATCTCCCTCGACGCAAGATGGCTCGCGAGTTTGATGTATTTGTTGTGTTCCGCCTGAATCATCCGTTCGAGCGCGACCGGTTGTTCGGCGATTTCCTGCAGCATTATCGACATAATCAAGTTGTCGGTTCTGCGGTCGGTTCATTTCGCTTAAGCTCTATTAACACTGAGTTTATGGCCCCGCCTATGAGAATGACGAGCGCCGTCAGATAGAGCCAAAGCATCAGAATAATCACCGCGCCGAGCGAACCGTAGGTTTTATTGTATGTATTAAAGTACTCGAGATAAAGGCGAAAGGCCGTTGTCAGCAACAACCAAAGCGCGATCGCGACGAACGAACCAGGCGTGATCCATTTCCAGTCAAGTTCCGGGAACGACGGCATCAGGTTGTAGATCAGTTCGCACGCGAAGAGCATTATCGCAAGCATCGCGAGCCATTCGACGGACACGAGGACGAGTGGGGAAGTGATCTGGAACCCAATCCAGCCAAGAGCGATCTGCACCAATTGCCAGCCGTAGAAGACCAAGCCGAGCACGACGGCTGCGAGGATCGTGAGCGCAAGCGTCATCCCGATCGAAAGTCCTTTGGTCTTGAGCCAGGAGCGTTTTTCACGGACTTCGTAAACGGAGTTGAGTGCGACCCGCAGACTGTCCATACCCGCCGACGCCGACCAGACGGCGATCAAGATCCCGAGCGTGAGTTTGCCGCCGGAACTGTTCGCAATGATCTCTTCGACGGTCTTCTGAACGAGGTCAAACGCCGTCAAGGGCATCAACTGCCTCATATAGGCGTAGAGTTCGGACTTGAGGTCGACGGTTGAATCGAGCACAAGGCCGAACAAAGAAACAAGAAAGAACAGCAGTGGGAAAAGTGAGAATGAAAAGTAAAAGGCGACTTGCGCCGCCCGACTGAAAATGTCGTCGTGAAACGCCTTCTTGTAAAGGAGTTTCACGAAGTCGACAAAATAAAAGATGGCGTCGATCATGCGTCGTCGGCGCTCTCCTAGCCGCGGATACGTTCGAGAAGGGTCATCATCAGCACGCTCAGCAGAACGCGTGTCTCTTCTTCCGGGGACATCTGTCCGACCGGTTCAAGCTCGAACTTGCCTTCAAGGAAAGCCGGCGTCTTTTTGAGCCGCGCAACCGGCGCTCCGTCCATACGCGAAACAAGATACGTCGGATTAAAAAGGTAACCAGAGAGAATGCCGACCAGCGGAATTTGGCCGAAAAGCGCATCCCCCACCTTGATCCAGCCATTCTCTTCATTGATCTTCATTACCTGGTTTCCCGAGGCGTCGAAGATCTCGTAGCTGGCCTTCCAGATCGAACGCATTCCCTTGCGTTTGATGGATCCGAGCCTATTTCCACGCGAATCCGTAAAGCCGTAATTGGCTGACCAGTCGATCACTCGGTCGGCCTTGATATTGAAAAGATGCTGCGTCTGTCCCTCGTCGGCGAAGATATTGATGTCTTCCTTCAGTTTGAACAGCTTTTGTTTGACATAGC
The DNA window shown above is from Acidobacteriota bacterium and carries:
- a CDS encoding YihY/virulence factor BrkB family protein, which codes for MIDAIFYFVDFVKLLYKKAFHDDIFSRAAQVAFYFSFSLFPLLFFLVSLFGLVLDSTVDLKSELYAYMRQLMPLTAFDLVQKTVEEIIANSSGGKLTLGILIAVWSASAGMDSLRVALNSVYEVREKRSWLKTKGLSIGMTLALTILAAVVLGLVFYGWQLVQIALGWIGFQITSPLVLVSVEWLAMLAIMLFACELIYNLMPSFPELDWKWITPGSFVAIALWLLLTTAFRLYLEYFNTYNKTYGSLGAVIILMLWLYLTALVILIGGAINSVLIELKRNEPTAEPTT
- a CDS encoding SIS domain-containing protein, with the protein product MSIMLQEIAEQPVALERMIQAEHNKYIKLASHLASREIDLIVLVARGSSDNASLFGRYLLEITTGIPVSLSAPSVFTLYNAKLNLKRALVIGVSQSGEGTDINEVLESAKRSGAFTLGITNESESSMAKIADETLLTHAGREMSVAATKTYTGQMLHFYMLAAALSDAKIAYDKIPHFSALALQLTSDVEEIVKRYAFMENCVVVGRGLNYGNSYELALKLMETCYVIAERFSSADFFHGPLAIVERRFPVIMFGPAGVTRASSVDLLRRLRDLHADSLSITNDPDIANLSSRSLLMPAEIDEFLSPIPFIIPAQLFAAMLAKEKGLDADAPRSLSKVTKTL